A region of Paractinoplanes abujensis DNA encodes the following proteins:
- a CDS encoding ABC-F family ATP-binding cassette domain-containing protein, with translation MLHDGDRVGIVGPNGAGKSTLLRVLAGELRPETGAVTCGPATRVGYVAQQMPDPEGTVGAFLAGGLGELAGVTAELRELERRLEGHEDVLAEFAAVQERWTALQGWNAENRLAEIRQRLDIAHLPDGLALGAVSGGEQARLLLARALLDEPDVLLLDEPTNHLDAEGVGWLQGWLTSYGGAVLTVSHDRAFLDAVVSRVLELDGIDTEVQDYPGGGYTAFRAEKQRRWERLLLDFEAQEKDRRRWEADIERTKQFSLGVENAKGLGVAGPHLRRVARLVARKAKVRERRLRRQMESVRWIAQPRTRPPLTLAFPADQADPGEVVLEARDLTVAAGPKVLLEHVDLEVRRGDRVLVTGRNGAGKTSLLNALASDDTAVLPQTTDGLRTKQSVMEFFRSRVPVYLDDAERLLLGHQFGPDQWDVSLRSLSAGELRRLLLAVLVNSPARVLLLDEPTNFLDLDALDVVEEALRRYRGTLLVVTHDRYFAEKIGFGRRWHVVDGVVIES, from the coding sequence GTGCTCCACGACGGGGATCGGGTCGGGATCGTGGGCCCTAACGGGGCCGGTAAGTCGACGTTGCTGCGGGTGCTGGCGGGCGAGTTGCGGCCGGAGACGGGCGCGGTCACGTGCGGGCCGGCCACGCGGGTGGGTTATGTGGCGCAGCAGATGCCGGATCCGGAGGGCACGGTCGGGGCGTTTCTGGCCGGTGGGCTGGGGGAGCTGGCCGGGGTGACGGCTGAGTTGCGGGAGCTGGAGCGGCGGCTCGAGGGTCACGAGGATGTGCTGGCCGAGTTCGCGGCGGTGCAGGAGCGGTGGACTGCCCTTCAGGGGTGGAACGCGGAGAACCGGCTGGCGGAGATCCGGCAGCGGCTTGACATCGCGCATCTGCCGGACGGGTTGGCGTTGGGTGCGGTCAGTGGTGGCGAGCAGGCGCGGTTGTTGCTGGCGCGGGCGTTGCTGGACGAGCCGGACGTGTTGTTGCTGGATGAGCCGACCAATCACTTGGACGCCGAGGGTGTGGGGTGGTTGCAGGGCTGGCTGACCTCGTACGGGGGCGCGGTTCTGACGGTCAGTCACGATCGGGCGTTTTTGGATGCGGTGGTGTCGCGGGTGTTGGAGCTCGACGGCATCGACACCGAGGTGCAGGACTATCCGGGTGGTGGTTACACGGCGTTCCGGGCGGAGAAGCAGCGGCGGTGGGAGCGGTTGTTGCTGGATTTCGAGGCGCAGGAGAAGGACCGCCGGCGGTGGGAGGCTGACATCGAGCGGACGAAGCAGTTTTCGCTCGGGGTGGAGAACGCGAAGGGGCTGGGGGTGGCCGGTCCGCATTTGCGGCGGGTGGCGCGGCTGGTGGCGCGTAAGGCGAAGGTCCGGGAGCGGCGGCTGCGGCGGCAGATGGAGTCGGTTCGGTGGATCGCGCAGCCGCGGACGCGTCCGCCGTTGACGTTGGCGTTTCCGGCGGATCAGGCCGATCCGGGTGAGGTGGTGCTCGAGGCGCGGGATCTGACGGTGGCGGCGGGGCCGAAGGTGCTGCTGGAGCACGTCGATCTGGAGGTGCGTCGCGGGGATCGGGTGTTGGTCACGGGGCGGAACGGGGCGGGGAAGACGTCGTTGTTGAACGCTTTGGCGTCCGATGACACGGCGGTGTTGCCGCAGACGACTGATGGGTTGCGGACGAAGCAGTCGGTGATGGAGTTCTTCCGGTCGCGGGTGCCGGTGTATCTCGATGATGCGGAGAGGTTGTTGCTCGGGCATCAGTTCGGCCCGGATCAGTGGGATGTGTCGTTGCGGAGTTTGTCGGCCGGGGAGTTGCGGCGGTTGCTGCTGGCGGTGCTGGTGAACAGTCCGGCGCGGGTGTTGCTGCTTGATGAGCCGACGAACTTCCTGGATCTGGACGCGCTGGATGTGGTCGAGGAGGCGTTGCGCCGGTACCGGGGGACGTTGCTGGTGGTGACGCATGACCGGTATTTCGCGGAGAAGATCGGGTTCGGGCGGCGTTGGCATGTCGTGGACGGTGTGGTGATCGAGAGCTGA
- a CDS encoding tyrosine-type recombinase/integrase gives MQLVPRQGGGELAEVGAAEQVTEVWLANRRLSEHTRAAYRRDVHAWLRWCASWEKDPLKASFLDVNAYARGLEDQRLAPSTVARKLSGLSSWYDFLIKIRAIDANPVAGADRPNVSRDHSATVGLTPQEVDALLGRAAESGRRHHAVMTLLADLGLRVGELVSLNLDDVGWERGHRTVRFVGKGNKARRRALTPAAAEALDAYLELRGADEGPLFQTSTGARLDRHAIFRLIRRLAAEAGIAAADRLSPHSLRHAFATAARAEGVPLEDVQDAMGHADPRTTRRYDRDRHNLDRDPSYTLAAARARRAQQ, from the coding sequence ATGCAGCTGGTGCCGAGGCAGGGTGGCGGGGAGCTCGCCGAGGTGGGGGCGGCCGAGCAGGTCACGGAGGTGTGGCTGGCGAACCGTCGGTTGTCGGAGCACACCCGGGCGGCGTATCGGCGTGATGTTCATGCGTGGCTGCGGTGGTGCGCGTCGTGGGAGAAGGATCCGCTGAAGGCGTCGTTCTTGGATGTGAACGCGTATGCGCGCGGGTTGGAGGATCAGCGGCTGGCCCCGTCGACCGTGGCCCGTAAGCTGTCCGGGTTGTCCAGTTGGTACGACTTCCTCATCAAGATCCGGGCGATTGATGCGAACCCGGTGGCCGGCGCGGACCGGCCGAACGTTTCCCGCGATCATTCGGCCACTGTCGGTCTGACCCCGCAGGAGGTCGACGCGCTTCTGGGGCGGGCCGCGGAGAGCGGGCGCCGGCATCACGCGGTGATGACGTTGCTGGCTGACCTGGGTCTTCGGGTCGGTGAGCTGGTGAGTCTGAACCTGGACGACGTCGGGTGGGAGCGGGGCCACCGTACGGTCCGGTTCGTGGGCAAGGGCAACAAGGCCCGCCGGCGTGCCCTTACCCCGGCCGCGGCGGAGGCTTTGGACGCCTATCTGGAGTTGCGGGGTGCTGATGAGGGTCCGTTGTTCCAGACGTCGACGGGGGCGCGGCTGGATCGGCATGCGATTTTCCGGTTGATCCGGCGGCTGGCCGCGGAGGCCGGGATCGCGGCCGCGGACCGGTTGTCGCCGCACTCGTTGCGGCATGCGTTCGCGACGGCGGCGCGGGCCGAGGGGGTGCCGTTGGAGGATGTGCAGGACGCGATGGGGCACGCGGACCCGCGGACGACGCGGCGCTACGACCGGGATCGGCACAACTTGGATCGTGATCCTTCCTACACCCTGGCCGCGGCGCGCGCCCGCCGCGCCCAGCAGTGA
- a CDS encoding undecaprenyl-diphosphate phosphatase — translation MNIFEAVLLGAVEGFTEFLPVSSTGHLTILEKLLGYRIDDPDITAFTVIIQSGAVLATIIFLWKDIARVVPAFVAGLFSRAKRDNADYRFGWAVLIGAIPIVIVALLFKDQVETTLRSLWFVAGALILWSGVMAFADHAATQIKHEDDVTWKDSLIIGLVQCLALIPGVSRSGATMSAGLLRDFDRVTVTKLSFFLSIPALLGASVLQGYQEAGNIADGVGWVNTLVATVVSFVVAYFSVTWLLKFVSRHSYSVFIYYRVALGVVLMLLLSFNVIEPK, via the coding sequence TTGAACATCTTCGAAGCGGTGCTGCTGGGCGCGGTTGAGGGCTTTACCGAGTTCCTGCCCGTGTCGAGCACCGGCCACCTGACGATCCTGGAGAAGTTGCTGGGCTATCGGATCGACGATCCGGACATCACCGCGTTCACGGTGATCATTCAGTCGGGTGCGGTGCTGGCCACGATCATCTTTTTGTGGAAGGACATCGCCCGGGTGGTGCCGGCGTTTGTGGCCGGGTTGTTCAGCCGGGCCAAGCGGGACAACGCGGATTACCGGTTCGGGTGGGCGGTGCTGATCGGTGCGATTCCCATCGTGATCGTGGCGTTGCTGTTCAAGGATCAGGTGGAGACGACGTTGCGCAGCCTGTGGTTCGTGGCGGGCGCGCTGATCCTGTGGTCGGGGGTGATGGCGTTCGCGGATCACGCGGCCACGCAGATCAAGCACGAGGACGACGTCACCTGGAAGGATTCGCTGATCATCGGTTTGGTGCAGTGTCTGGCGCTGATCCCGGGTGTGTCGCGGTCGGGGGCGACGATGTCGGCGGGTCTGCTGCGGGACTTCGATCGGGTGACGGTGACGAAGTTGTCGTTCTTCCTGTCGATCCCGGCGCTGCTGGGCGCGTCGGTGCTGCAGGGTTATCAGGAGGCGGGCAACATCGCCGACGGGGTGGGCTGGGTGAACACCTTGGTCGCGACGGTGGTCAGTTTCGTGGTGGCGTATTTCAGTGTGACGTGGCTGCTGAAGTTCGTGTCGCGGCATTCGTACAGCGTCTTCATCTATTACCGGGTGGCGCTGGGTGTCGTGTTGATGCTGCTGCTGAGTTTCAACGTGATCGAGCCGAAGTGA
- a CDS encoding DUF3626 domain-containing protein has translation MSVRAERALAYVRELFPGAGPVAVTAPITVNFHPDRLLADGLTVAEHLAADGVYRSQFETRISNGGLTAYAGGERDRWEQRMFPGVYAGAAGRPIYGGLNLAGFADGASPRFGSCHLVLGASVLARATFSHGDSFTEPTVFGTAATFGAVWQALLDEVARTGSALNLSAVSPDAWVAALAEPRTGPGRALDHYVEAQVHGGLTLSEDVTAVVADPSFRGTPVEALLRGLAPQVRWSPGFVLPADEVPADLKGPQVPVLARAVADHYGVDVLDAAVLGRATHEPARWSSFGGPVEVLQLLKYVWHILVLRGVTP, from the coding sequence GTGAGTGTGCGGGCCGAGCGGGCTTTGGCGTACGTGCGGGAGTTGTTTCCCGGTGCCGGGCCGGTTGCGGTCACCGCGCCGATCACGGTCAATTTTCATCCGGACCGGTTGCTGGCTGACGGGTTGACGGTGGCGGAGCATCTGGCGGCGGACGGGGTGTACCGCAGCCAGTTCGAGACCCGGATTTCCAACGGTGGGTTGACCGCGTACGCCGGGGGTGAGCGCGACCGGTGGGAGCAGCGGATGTTCCCCGGGGTGTATGCGGGCGCGGCGGGCCGGCCGATCTACGGCGGGCTGAACCTGGCCGGGTTTGCGGACGGGGCGTCTCCGCGGTTCGGGTCGTGTCATCTGGTGCTGGGTGCGTCGGTGCTGGCGCGGGCCACGTTCAGTCACGGGGACAGTTTCACCGAGCCGACGGTGTTCGGTACGGCGGCCACGTTCGGTGCGGTGTGGCAGGCGTTGCTGGACGAGGTGGCCCGTACGGGGTCGGCTCTGAACCTGTCGGCGGTCTCACCGGATGCGTGGGTGGCCGCGCTGGCTGAGCCGCGTACGGGTCCGGGGCGGGCTCTGGACCATTACGTGGAAGCTCAGGTTCATGGCGGGCTGACGCTGAGCGAGGATGTCACGGCGGTCGTGGCGGACCCTTCTTTCCGTGGTACGCCGGTGGAGGCACTGCTGCGGGGGCTGGCCCCGCAGGTGCGGTGGTCGCCGGGGTTCGTGCTGCCCGCGGACGAGGTCCCGGCGGATCTGAAGGGCCCGCAGGTGCCGGTGCTGGCCCGGGCCGTGGCCGATCATTACGGTGTGGACGTGCTGGATGCGGCGGTGCTCGGGCGGGCCACGCACGAACCGGCGCGCTGGTCGTCGTTCGGCGGCCCGGTTGAGGTGCTGCAGTTGCTGAAGTACGTGTGGCACATTCTTGTGCTGCGGGGTGTCACGCCGTGA
- a CDS encoding DoxX family protein, giving the protein MDIIVTIVAAVFTGAAAVTYLVGHEYPRAQADMKRIPRSWVPVLGSLLASGALGLPAGLVVPVVGVLAAGGLVLYFSGALVAHLRVGSRNLAGWAVFFVTEVAALVVSVMRL; this is encoded by the coding sequence ATGGACATCATCGTCACGATCGTCGCTGCTGTGTTCACCGGTGCGGCCGCCGTCACCTACTTGGTCGGGCACGAGTATCCCCGGGCGCAGGCCGACATGAAGCGGATCCCGCGTTCGTGGGTGCCGGTGCTGGGGTCGCTGCTGGCTTCGGGTGCGCTCGGGCTGCCGGCCGGGCTCGTCGTGCCGGTCGTGGGTGTGCTGGCGGCGGGTGGGCTGGTGCTTTACTTCAGCGGGGCGTTGGTGGCGCATCTGCGGGTCGGTTCGCGGAACCTGGCCGGCTGGGCGGTTTTCTTCGTCACCGAGGTCGCGGCGCTGGTGGTGAGCGTCATGCGGCTGTGA
- a CDS encoding TetR/AcrR family transcriptional regulator, whose translation MNEKVKRADARRNEETLLDAAAAVFVAAGVEAPVRDIAAKAGVGMGTIYRHFPTRADLIIAVYRHQVEALAAAGPALLGTCPTPHEALARWIGQFVDFLVTKHGLAAALRSDQAGFETLHGYFIERLLPVCADLLHAAAGHGQIRADVQALTLMRGVGNLCIGAETDDSYNARQMVDVLIAGLRVTAA comes from the coding sequence GTGAACGAGAAGGTCAAACGGGCGGACGCGCGGCGTAACGAGGAGACGCTGCTCGACGCGGCCGCCGCCGTGTTCGTCGCGGCCGGCGTGGAGGCCCCCGTCCGCGACATCGCCGCCAAGGCCGGTGTGGGCATGGGCACCATCTACCGCCACTTCCCCACCCGCGCCGACCTGATCATCGCCGTCTACCGGCACCAGGTGGAAGCCCTGGCCGCCGCCGGGCCCGCCCTGCTGGGCACCTGCCCCACCCCGCACGAAGCTCTGGCCCGCTGGATCGGCCAGTTCGTCGACTTCCTCGTCACCAAACACGGCCTGGCCGCCGCCCTGCGCAGCGACCAAGCCGGCTTCGAGACCCTGCACGGCTACTTCATCGAACGGCTCCTGCCCGTCTGTGCCGACCTGCTGCACGCCGCCGCCGGCCACGGCCAGATCCGCGCCGACGTGCAAGCGCTCACCCTGATGCGCGGCGTCGGCAACCTGTGCATCGGCGCCGAGACCGACGACAGCTACAACGCCCGCCAAATGGTCGACGTGCTGATCGCCGGCCTGCGCGTCACAGCCGCATGA
- a CDS encoding alpha/beta hydrolase family protein: MIMSVKPVDLDGLHVRVTAPAAAAEHPVIVFSHGYGQSLDGYAPLAEHWAGQGFAVVQPTHLDSRSIGLAPDDPRTPEIWRLRVKDVIRVLDSLGTLQNVVPGTFDRSRIAVAGHSYGAQTAGMLLGARVAGLDDNYRDPRITAGVLLAATGRGGDNLSEFAATHFPFMSPDFSSLDVPTLVVAGDADQSALTATRGPDWFTDAYYDSPGARALLTLRGAEHSLGGITGYGVTETTDENPALVAVIQQVSTAFLKGGALPEVAQALGSLTVKQP, encoded by the coding sequence ATGATCATGTCCGTCAAGCCGGTCGACCTCGACGGCCTGCACGTCCGCGTCACCGCGCCGGCTGCCGCCGCCGAGCACCCGGTGATCGTCTTCTCGCACGGGTACGGGCAGTCCCTCGACGGCTACGCGCCACTGGCCGAGCACTGGGCCGGGCAGGGCTTCGCCGTCGTGCAGCCCACCCACCTCGACTCGCGCAGCATCGGCCTGGCTCCCGACGACCCCCGTACGCCGGAGATCTGGCGGCTGCGGGTCAAGGACGTCATCCGCGTGCTGGACTCGCTCGGCACCCTGCAGAACGTCGTGCCCGGCACCTTCGACCGTTCCCGGATCGCGGTGGCCGGCCACTCGTACGGGGCCCAGACCGCCGGCATGCTGCTGGGCGCCCGGGTCGCCGGGCTCGACGACAACTACCGCGACCCGCGCATCACGGCCGGGGTGCTGCTGGCGGCGACCGGGCGCGGCGGGGACAACCTGTCGGAGTTCGCGGCCACCCATTTCCCGTTCATGAGCCCCGACTTCAGCTCCCTGGACGTGCCCACCCTGGTCGTGGCGGGCGACGCCGACCAGTCCGCCCTGACGGCGACGCGCGGGCCGGACTGGTTCACCGACGCCTACTACGACAGCCCGGGGGCGCGGGCCCTGCTCACCCTGCGCGGCGCGGAGCACTCGCTCGGCGGGATCACCGGGTACGGGGTGACCGAGACCACCGACGAGAACCCGGCCCTGGTGGCGGTGATCCAGCAGGTCAGCACCGCTTTCCTGAAGGGCGGGGCGCTGCCGGAGGTCGCGCAGGCGCTGGGCAGCCTGACGGTGAAGCAGCCATGA
- a CDS encoding PP2C family protein-serine/threonine phosphatase, whose amino-acid sequence MSDVDAWWAKALHRLWSAAVAIVSREQLAELVLPPLQELPGVHAVWGLRHAETGDAVLAYRWTGVPLAGELQELAAGLAPQQAGPVQVVRVDLYPITTMVIARFDQPGQAAGTIMVGVDDSADTGFVGGCLLQVVEVTREAVRRLATIRDEQQALMRDALLAEASLQMDAVLDTTQTMYRVPRMAVPAVAEGCLVFVYEDGKPVLRSAVHVDMRRLDAMLREPGAVQRLATPGEHAQVLRARGRVIGLLVFLFDRAPDRIPPVSFLRDLAVRAALAIDNGTLYEQRRQEVVRMQQHLLPTRLPHADGFELAASYTVGDRVLEVGGDFYDVVVRGHGELAAVIGDVCGRGVDAAALTGMARHTLAALLHEGLSPARALTRLNARLRLDGSWRFITAAVALISPDGSVEWTSAGHPAPVVLPAGEQARRGTGGGVPLGVLDTPRLAQSRFELGRGDALLMFTDGLTESRDADGRMFEEQALAAALDRLREAPPQRLVDELSNAAEATDDIALLAVKRRTHE is encoded by the coding sequence TTGTCGGACGTCGACGCGTGGTGGGCCAAGGCTCTGCACCGCCTGTGGAGCGCCGCCGTCGCCATCGTTTCGCGGGAGCAGCTGGCCGAGCTGGTGCTGCCACCGCTGCAGGAACTGCCCGGCGTGCACGCCGTGTGGGGGCTGCGGCACGCCGAGACCGGCGACGCCGTGCTGGCCTACCGGTGGACGGGTGTTCCCCTCGCCGGCGAGCTGCAGGAACTGGCCGCCGGGCTCGCCCCGCAACAGGCCGGGCCCGTGCAGGTCGTCCGGGTCGACCTGTACCCGATCACGACGATGGTGATCGCCCGGTTCGACCAGCCCGGCCAGGCCGCGGGCACGATCATGGTGGGGGTCGACGACAGCGCCGACACCGGGTTCGTGGGCGGCTGCCTGCTGCAGGTGGTCGAGGTCACCCGGGAGGCCGTGCGGCGGCTGGCCACCATCCGCGACGAGCAGCAGGCCCTGATGCGCGACGCGTTGCTGGCCGAGGCGTCGCTGCAGATGGACGCGGTGCTCGACACCACCCAGACGATGTACCGGGTGCCGCGGATGGCCGTGCCCGCGGTCGCCGAGGGCTGCCTGGTGTTCGTGTACGAGGACGGCAAACCGGTGCTGCGCAGCGCCGTGCACGTGGACATGCGCCGGCTCGACGCGATGCTGCGTGAACCCGGCGCGGTGCAACGGCTGGCCACCCCGGGCGAGCATGCGCAGGTGCTGCGGGCCCGGGGCCGGGTCATCGGGCTGCTGGTGTTCCTGTTCGACCGGGCCCCCGACCGGATCCCGCCCGTCTCGTTCCTGCGTGACCTGGCCGTGCGGGCCGCCCTGGCGATCGACAACGGCACCCTGTACGAGCAGCGCCGGCAGGAGGTCGTGCGGATGCAGCAGCATCTGCTGCCGACCCGGCTGCCGCACGCCGACGGCTTCGAGCTGGCCGCCTCCTACACGGTGGGTGATCGGGTGCTGGAGGTCGGCGGGGACTTCTACGACGTCGTGGTGCGCGGCCACGGTGAGCTGGCGGCGGTCATCGGGGACGTGTGCGGGCGCGGGGTCGACGCGGCTGCGCTGACCGGCATGGCCCGGCACACCCTGGCCGCGCTGCTGCACGAGGGTCTGTCCCCGGCCCGGGCCCTGACCCGGCTCAACGCCCGGCTGCGGCTGGACGGGTCGTGGCGGTTCATCACCGCCGCGGTGGCCCTGATCAGCCCGGACGGCAGCGTCGAGTGGACGTCGGCCGGGCACCCGGCACCGGTGGTGCTGCCGGCCGGTGAGCAGGCGCGGCGCGGGACCGGCGGCGGGGTGCCGCTGGGGGTCCTGGACACCCCGCGGCTGGCGCAGAGCCGGTTCGAGCTGGGCCGCGGCGACGCGTTGCTGATGTTCACCGACGGGCTGACCGAGAGCCGCGACGCCGACGGGCGCATGTTCGAGGAGCAGGCCCTGGCCGCCGCCCTCGACCGGCTGCGTGAGGCACCCCCGCAACGTCTTGTCGACGAACTCAGCAACGCCGCCGAGGCCACCGACGACATCGCCCTGCTGGCCGTGAAGCGGAGAACGCATGAGTGA
- a CDS encoding response regulator, translating into MSDLVLVVEDSDEDIEAIDRAIGRSHPDVRLEFLRSGSGVLPRLTGAAERPRIVLLDLNMPGEGGLDVIRQVRARGEFDGLRLVVFTSSENQAEAEACYAAGADSYIYKPINFALFRGVLSQTLDYWRSREPNVTQTVVPPPGDSPAQA; encoded by the coding sequence ATGAGTGATCTGGTGCTGGTCGTCGAGGACTCCGACGAGGACATCGAGGCGATCGACCGGGCCATCGGCCGTTCCCACCCCGACGTGCGGCTGGAGTTCCTGCGCTCCGGGTCGGGGGTGCTGCCCCGGCTGACCGGCGCCGCGGAACGGCCCCGGATCGTGCTGCTCGACCTGAACATGCCCGGCGAGGGCGGCCTCGACGTGATCCGGCAGGTCCGCGCGCGTGGCGAGTTCGACGGGCTGCGGCTGGTGGTGTTCACCTCCTCGGAGAACCAGGCCGAGGCCGAGGCCTGCTACGCCGCCGGGGCCGACAGCTACATCTACAAGCCGATCAACTTCGCCCTGTTCCGCGGCGTGCTCAGCCAGACCCTTGACTACTGGCGGTCGCGGGAGCCGAACGTGACCCAGACGGTGGTGCCGCCGCCGGGGGACTCACCGGCCCAGGCCTGA
- a CDS encoding ATP-binding protein has protein sequence MTEWLPEHLAAAEREAGTPFDLTACVREPIHRLGGVQSYGALIAVKAGRITVASENAAAVLGFDLPPDDSFLTGEQWAMLWSLVDADTGQTATMPVQLHDRRFDVTVHLADGHVVLEFEPTPGSPEVVTMYAPVRRALTRLQRAGTVGDACRAAVREIREITGYDRVVAYRFESADGPGEVIAEEVVDDWEPWLGLWFPATDIPPQARRLYEQNWIRVIADVDDTTARLVPAVLPGTGEPLDLSLSVLRTVSPFHLEYLRNIGVTASMSVSLLDGGRLWGLIACHGRAPKALSPQTRAACEFFGVALSLHLAALRERDEAAARDRSREVIARLLERYSTDLPARWSQNPAGLDQVIGCDAVVVRIDGVVSPHGVDAEQAGRVLAGLSVPAPGEVWHSDTVDGPFPGALVLPFGADGDCIVWLRRERTVTRRWAADPSTPVVLGPHGQRLTPRGSTAVFLASVRGRSAGWTTTDLVMAVELGRAVMGVAVAQARQLALLNVDLDSFAHAAAHDLKEPLRGIANTSTFIIEDAADGMDPVTLRRLESIQRLATRMDELLNALLDYSRLGRTELDRSPVLLSDAVARALEVAGPRLSEAAVTVDIADTSVSLTADPVLLEQVLVNLLVNAGKYARPGGGTVTVGLSGDALFVRDDGIGMPAHLREQAFQLFRRLHPEAGRDGSGAGLAIVRRIAERHGGQAWAGESPGGGTTVWVTFGSRDRQ, from the coding sequence ATGACCGAGTGGCTGCCGGAACACCTCGCCGCCGCCGAACGGGAGGCCGGCACCCCGTTCGACCTGACGGCGTGCGTGCGTGAGCCGATCCACCGGCTCGGCGGCGTCCAGTCGTACGGGGCCCTGATCGCCGTGAAGGCCGGGCGGATCACGGTGGCCAGCGAGAACGCGGCGGCGGTGCTGGGTTTCGACCTTCCGCCCGACGACTCGTTCCTGACCGGCGAGCAGTGGGCCATGCTGTGGTCCCTGGTCGACGCGGACACCGGGCAGACCGCGACGATGCCGGTCCAGCTGCACGACCGGCGCTTCGATGTCACGGTGCACCTGGCCGACGGTCATGTGGTGCTCGAGTTCGAGCCCACCCCCGGTTCGCCCGAGGTCGTGACCATGTACGCGCCGGTCCGCCGGGCCCTGACCCGGCTGCAACGCGCGGGCACCGTCGGTGACGCGTGCCGGGCCGCCGTACGGGAGATCCGCGAGATCACCGGCTACGACCGGGTGGTGGCGTACCGGTTCGAGTCGGCCGACGGGCCCGGCGAGGTGATCGCGGAGGAGGTCGTGGACGACTGGGAGCCGTGGCTGGGGTTGTGGTTCCCCGCCACCGACATCCCGCCGCAGGCCCGCCGCCTGTACGAACAGAACTGGATCCGGGTGATCGCCGACGTCGATGACACCACCGCCCGGCTCGTCCCGGCGGTGCTGCCCGGCACGGGTGAACCGCTGGACCTGTCGTTGTCGGTGCTGCGCACCGTGTCGCCGTTCCACCTGGAATACCTGCGCAACATCGGCGTCACCGCGTCGATGTCGGTGTCGCTGCTCGACGGCGGCCGGTTGTGGGGGCTGATCGCCTGCCACGGCCGTGCCCCCAAGGCGCTGAGCCCGCAGACCCGGGCCGCGTGCGAGTTCTTCGGGGTGGCGTTGTCGCTGCACCTGGCCGCGCTGCGCGAACGTGACGAGGCGGCCGCCCGCGACAGGTCCCGCGAGGTGATCGCGCGGCTGCTGGAACGGTACTCGACCGACCTGCCGGCGCGCTGGTCGCAGAACCCGGCCGGGCTGGACCAGGTGATCGGCTGCGACGCCGTGGTGGTGCGCATCGACGGCGTGGTGTCCCCGCACGGTGTCGACGCCGAGCAGGCCGGCCGGGTGCTGGCCGGGTTGAGTGTGCCCGCGCCGGGCGAGGTGTGGCACAGCGACACCGTGGACGGGCCGTTCCCCGGCGCGCTGGTGCTGCCGTTCGGCGCCGACGGTGACTGCATCGTGTGGCTGCGCCGCGAACGGACGGTGACCCGCCGGTGGGCGGCCGACCCGAGCACGCCGGTGGTGCTGGGCCCGCACGGGCAGCGGCTGACCCCGCGCGGGTCCACGGCGGTGTTCCTGGCCTCCGTACGGGGGCGCAGCGCCGGCTGGACCACCACCGACCTGGTCATGGCGGTCGAGCTGGGCCGCGCGGTCATGGGGGTGGCGGTGGCCCAGGCCCGGCAGCTGGCCCTGCTCAACGTCGACCTCGACTCGTTCGCCCACGCGGCCGCGCACGACCTGAAGGAGCCGTTGCGGGGCATCGCGAACACGTCGACGTTCATCATCGAGGACGCCGCCGACGGCATGGACCCGGTCACGCTGCGCCGCCTGGAATCCATCCAGCGGCTGGCCACGCGCATGGACGAGTTGCTCAACGCGTTGCTCGACTACTCCCGCCTGGGGCGTACGGAGCTGGACCGCTCGCCGGTTCTGCTCTCCGACGCCGTCGCGCGGGCCCTGGAAGTGGCCGGGCCGCGCCTGTCCGAAGCCGCTGTCACCGTCGACATCGCCGACACGTCGGTTTCGCTGACCGCGGACCCGGTGCTGCTGGAACAGGTGCTGGTGAACTTACTGGTCAACGCGGGCAAATACGCCCGGCCGGGCGGAGGCACGGTCACCGTCGGTCTGTCCGGCGACGCCCTGTTCGTGCGCGACGACGGGATCGGGATGCCGGCCCACCTGCGCGAACAGGCGTTCCAGCTGTTCCGGCGGCTGCACCCCGAGGCCGGACGGGACGGCTCCGGCGCGGGCCTGGCGATCGTCCGGCGCATCGCCGAACGGCACGGCGGTCAGGCCTGGGCCGGTGAGTCCCCCGGCGGCGGCACCACCGTCTGGGTCACGTTCGGCTCCCGCGACCGCCAGTAG